CAGCTGTAACAACGTGCGTGCGTCTCTCTAACAGAAGCGCTTCTTTCACATCCTTTTCCATGGATTGTTTTGACTGTTCGATCGTGGGCAAACACTATATTTCATCTCTAAATTTAAACCGGAAAAGTGTCATTCTAAAACATGGTGATAAGAGGTAGTCAGGGTCATAGACCCTTTTGGCATAATAATTCAGTCGTAATAAAGAGGAAGACACAAACAAGAGTGACGCAAATATTTCATGATAAACTGATAAATTGCTTACACAAATACATACTAAAACATAACACTTATTTTTGCgcagttcatgttttttttaataaatcaagTTCTACACTTGATTTAAACGAACGAGCATGAAAACACTATTTAACATAATTACTGAACATTAATAATATGCTAAATTAGTTTTAGTCCAAACAAGTATTTTAATAGAATGGACAAATATGTTcctgtacataataataataaaaaaaagtaaataataaaatacaaatgctaTTAGTGACGTtgttacatttccattttttctTCACTTTCATAGTTCTATTTGTAGCGCAGTAATAATAGGAGAGTGATGGTTTGCACTTGTACATATGGATAAAGTATCGCTTCTAAAGTTAATTGTGTTTTCGTTTTAGTAGAGAATAGATTTCCTTTGTTTATTATAAGCATAGAGACGGATTTGCGTCACCGTGCGACTTGCAGGTTGAGATAAAGTTGCACAAATATTGAAAAAAGGAAGTGCTAACAGTCATTATAAAGTTCCCCCTCCCTGCTCCGAAGGAAATATGGACCTCCGCCGTATCCTAAAATACTGACAGCTTCTATTTTGGGGATAAATCTAGCAGGATTATCCGGTCATTTAGGCTTGAATCAGAGCCCATCAAAAACAGGATGACCTGCATCGAGAAACTCCTGTTTCCTAAtcctagtgtgccaacaagtaGCCGAATGCTCAAAAATACCGCAGTAATACATTTATGAACATATAATTGACACATAGTGAATTTTGTGTGTAATTTTTATGAATtagacacatttatttattaatataacataatatattataaataattttgaAAAATACGTGAGTGAAACAAAGTTTATGTGTAAGTCAGCATaagcaaaaaaataacaaatatacaaaaatactgtatactgtatacaaaaTACTGTATTACAAGATTTATACAAGATTTGCTATATTAcgaatgtaaatagaattcatTAACGACGAACATTCGATGACGATTCTatttaacaaaacaaacaaataaatgagtacataaatacatatattcattcaaaaaataacaataatttgcTTTAGGTTATAGGCAATATCGTGCCATTAAAATAAattgcctttattgtcattgcacagtgtacaacgaaATTTTTAAGCGTCTCATTGAgcatacatgtatgtacacacacatgtattttcaaacatatacacatatattggAATGTGCTGTTTGGTAGCCTGTGAGTAAGCAACAAAAATGCgattaaaaatacaacaatacacgGTTTTACATTAGAAATGTAATTTCACGTTATTTCAGATGAATGGCTAAGATACAAAAGTAATTCTGAGTATTTAATCTTTCATTCTGGAACCCTTCAGAAAGCCTAAACGTAGATTGGCTAAGGCTGAGCCAATCAGCAGCTCAGGAGTAACTTCTGCGTAGAACTACTTGGATCACATTCTGGAATTGCATACTTGAGGAGAACATTTCTGGCTTGAAGTGAAAGCAAGGAACGTCAGTTGATAAAGCGTGTATACCTATTACTTACTTCATGTCGTGATTCCCTTTACATAGATAAAAGAGGCGACCTAACAAAGGAGGATGTACACAGCTGGAGTGAATCCCCTTTACGCGTCCAATTTTAGCCTTTGGTCCGCCTATTGTTCTGCTGGTTTTGCGATGGAGACTGTGAAGAAGCCTTCGTTTTGCATTGCTGACATTCTGCATGTTGGAGACGCTGAAAACGTGGCTGGGTCATCATCGCTTATGGCGCATATGGGAGCCCGGGCTCAAGTTCATTCCTCGGCATCTCCACTTCGCCCATCTCCGTTAGTGCCGGACTCTTCCATTTTCGGTGCGCGGGTGAACGCAGCGTCTGTCTACCACAGACATGGAATACACTTGACCTCTGTGGGCAGAACTACACTGTTTTCTCAATCATCACCCCCAACTTGTAGCAAAGACCTCAAGTTTGGTATTGATCGGATATTGTCTACAGAATTCgaaacaaagtcaaaagaatCGTCTTCATTAAGAGGTAAACAAtgagtattattaataataagaatttaataacaatacaaatgcACACTAAAAGACTATATAATACACGAAAAGACGTGTACAGATTTTAACAGATATACACGTATAGTGTGTTCCAATAGTTGTTAAGCTTAAAGAGTACAAAATACAAGGCTTTGGTGGATGGATATTGTAGACTGTAGAATAGGGTAATATGCAAAGCCAAATTAATCCAAATTATTCccaattttaaatataatacaattaGCAGGCAATGTGAACTTTTTCCTTCAAGTACTGTAGAAAACATATACACAgtttgtattattaaaaaaataactgcAATACTGGTGTGTTTCCTGTAACAGATCTCACGTCTATTGTTAGTTCAAATCGACAGTCAGCCGTCCACGTCTCTGTGCAGCCGAGCGCAAGTCAGTACTTCTCCATAGAACCGGGGATGAGCGACGCGTCGTCCATGATAAGCTCCATAGGCAATGCCTCCTCCAGGCAATCAGGCCAACATCAGTATCAGGACACTTTTCCAGGTAGTGTGGCATTCCCCTCTCAACCCTCCccataaaggcattttattcaGAGCCATGGCTTTGCAATGCTAAAGAGTTATTATATACGGCTGACTTAGATGTATCATATAAACTGTTACGATATGACATACGCAGTTACGAGTCTTGTAATCCTACATGAATACAGGCTATTGAAATTAATATTATGCAAATAATTCTGTTCTTGTTTATTAAGTGCTTGACAACTGACTGATGCTAACAACGCCACCCTAAATATTTGTGTTTGACCCTAACAGGGCCATATGCGGTGCTCACCAAAGACACAATGCCACAGACGTACAAGAGAAAAAGATCCTGGTCAAGAGCCGTGTTCTCCAATCTACAGAGAAAGGGGCTTGAAAAACGTTTTGAAATACAGAAATACGTCACAAAACCCGACAGGAAACAGCTTGCTGCGATGCTTGGCCTTACAGATGCTCAGGTATGCCGGTGTATCAATGGCTTTCTGTTACTGTAATTATgcacaaaataaaacaacattgaTTTACCAGGACAGATACTAAATGTCAGGTGgttaaaatacacacataatgcgtcaataaaaagaagaacgTTTTCATGAAGTTGAGAAACAGGGAAATGGGGAAACGAAAGTCGATTATAACAAATAATTGCACATCTTAAAAGGTCATAACAGCGTCTTGTAAAACCTCGCTTCTTACACATAATCGTTTAAATAGTGAGTTAAAATCAGGTCAGTAGGTAAAATAGACTCGTGGAGTTTGAGAATAGCTCTTTAAATTTTATATGCAAGTGCTAAAAATTATATTCTTGTTGTAGAGCGTAACACTTCTTTATTTGTTCTAAGGCTGCAAAGATAACGGTGGTATTTTCATAACATTTAATGAAAATTGCATAAATAGTTTTAGTACATTCAAAACTTTATTTGTTAGATGACTGATAATTTGAAAAAGGAGAAGCAGTTAGGAATAGAATAGGTCATATATGTTTCATGATTATTGTCCTTATGGCTAACTTTCTGTTCTGTCTTGCATGTACAGACTAAAAATGTCATacataattttaatttattttactgttctaTTTACTGCATGTGGCATTATAAGACAATTTTAATTGCAACACCTGAAAACACATGTTCACAgaataaacactgtaaacactgtgtttttgaaGCTTATTAAAAATGCGTTTTGATTTGTTTACAACGACGAATTAGTCTTTGCCAATTTTACCTAAAATTGTATGGGACATATGGGATGTGTGGGACAGTCGACAATCGCCGCATGACTGAAATTAGTTTATTGTTAtaccaataaaaaaaacccaaaacaattTATAGTAGGTCAGTGCAGAATTAGTTAGAATTAGGGGTCACCTAAATGAACCCTAACCAGTTTGTAAGACTAATAGACCCAGTATCTTTTTTAAGACTTATTTGCACGTGTTGATACCACATGTAACAGTTCACTTTTAAGCCATTTGGAGTCGTGCTAAGCCAGGTCTTTATCTTTAGGTAAAAGTATGGTTCCAGAACCGACGTATGAAATGGAGACATTCCAAGGAGGCCCAAGCCCAGAAGGACAAAGAGAAGGGGCAGCCAGAGAAGAGCGAAAGCGAGCAGAAAGCGCGAGATGAGTCCGAGTGCGAGAGCGAGCAGAGCGAGTCCGACTTCGATGATGAAGCGGAACCCAAAAAAGAAGCAGACATTTCTGAACCGAACAAAGCCAGTGTGATCATGCCCGGACCCCCTCCTACAGCCACCGAGATCCTCACACCATCAACAAACACCGACACAGAGACAAACTCATCCTCGCAAATGTTGTTTTGAACTTCACGCTGGAAAATCAGCACTCATAAACTTACATGACCACTAAGATCAAAACTTGAGAAGAGTCTTAAAACGAGGGAGTGCCGTGCGGACAGGTTTGCTTGAGTCGAGCCCTGGCATCTGGCTCCTGTAAAGTAGCTGTATTCAGCGATTCAACTGACTAGTTCTTTTTGAAATAAAAACGTGTTCTTTATTGTGGATCTTCACCTAAGCAACTTCATGTTTACCTGTGGACCTTCATCTTCGGGAAATTAAAGCCATGTAAATCTTATTAAAGTTAATGAATCtgattatattgtattatattttggtATTtgcactgaaaatgtaaataaaagtgttACGTCTATTGCTATTCTGTAATTTGGGAAATATTTAACGTCCAGACAAATGCcaatataaataatagtaataatggtaataacagTTTTATTCAGATTTGTTATGATCATGATTAATTGTTCATACACCAAAATCTCTTAAAGCTTGAAGCTCTTTGTGGAATGCATTAGGCTACAAAACAGTTCTTCTTTCTCAGGCACCTTTTGGGTTTACACATTAATTATCATTCACCCTATCATTTTCAGCCAACATATTTCCTTTCAATTTACTATGACTAACCATTTTGTGACCAGTCCtcacatttccttttttttgtaaaacacCAAACCAATCTGTAGTGCTTCACAGCTACCTAAACGTATGGGTGCATAAAAGCCATGCATACCAACTAATTtacacaaaaatgtaaatgtatacatcTGCAAATATTAAGAGTCCAATTAGACACAAGCAAATCTAGCAAACCGACAATACCATAGACACATGCCGAGCACTTTGTTATGTACACCTATTTTGTATGTAGATTAaatgataatttttttaattacagtcaCCATACtgtaactgaaataaaaagtaataaactttgtgggtatacaagtaTTGTCAGGAGCTCCGCTGTTGCTCTGCACATGTTGTCACCCCCTGTGTCccattattaatgtaaatgtaccccccactgaccagatgatgtttgggttgTGGACGCTTTTCAGCACAACAATAACGTCATGGAAATGTGTGTTTTAGTTGCAGTAGTGTTGCTGGGATTTTTAATACGTTTTTAAACTTAGTGGTTGCTATAGGAACACACCCTGTTATGTTCAAGGTGTACAGTTCAAGTGTAGAGCTATTTAGTTTAGTCATGTATAATGTGTGTTGGATTTTTCTGTAGTTTATattcagtggacactttctgcTCACAtggttgtatttatatttttggttcatTCAGCATTGGCAATGAAGTGCTTAAAAATGTCCAACAACACTGCACCTAATACGCTtacaccagtacaacacacactaccatgttattaccatgttaacatcagtgcagtgctgagaatggttcaCCACTCAAATGTGGTCAGTGGGGGACCTATGGGggtcccttttgattgataaatggggaACAGGggatgacaaagtgtacagagaaacagatggactaagtcagtaattgtatacccacaacgtTTTTTTGTATGGTAAGTGTAGACTATAAAATTACCAATAAATGTACATACTACATAGATAGTATGTAATAAAGTGTTTGGTGAATGTAAAAACtaaatgaaatttaaaatatatcCATAGTGATTTTTTCAGACTATTAAAATAGCCACTTTAAGTAGCCTAAGctatttaaaaatactgtgCAACAATAAACAGGGACAAGCTAGGATTTACAGTCTGTATACATTTACTGTCTCCAGATATCAGCAACAGAAATGAATTTAAGCTCAGATCTGCAAATGAAAACAGATTCCATTTATGGACTCTGATAAACTCTGCCATAACAGACAACACActtgttttatattcttattttatatacaacAAATGGTTTTAGGATTGCAACACAGTAACACATGCATCTTTGCAGATTTGAAAGAAATAAACAAGGGCTGGGTATTAAGTGAAATAACAGTCTGATGTACAGAACAAGGGGGAGCgtatgttaattaataaaataatgctaTATTTCTTTTAAATGATTGCTCAGCATGTTTTTACGTACAGGgtactttatttttaatgttatacaaATGAATATCACTGTTAAAGGGAAGCTATTTAGCATTTAACATAAACACTTTTACACCAGTCATGAAAGCAGTTTCACACTCAAATAGTGTATACCACTCAAACACATTTCAACAAATTACCTTGGATTAGCCTCACTTGATTATGCTAGCTATTCAGCTAATAACCTGCTAAAACCAGTGCTGTTGTCAAGTCTAGCCTTCAGATGCACATATCAACTTACATATCAACTTACGTATCAAGAGGAAAAAATAACTCTTAATAtaattcataaaataaatatggacctatttatattacattaatgTAATTGTTGGCAAAAATTGTCAGACACTACCgtgttatatacatatatatatatatatatatatatatacagtgtatcacaaaagtgagtacacccctcacatttctgcagatatttaagtatatcttttcatgggacaacactgacaaaatgacactttgacacaatgaaaagtagtctgtgtgcagcttatataacagtgtaaatttattcttccctcaaaataactcaatatacagccattaatgtctaaaccaccggcaacaaaagtgagtacacccctaagagactacacccctaaatgtccaaattgagcactgcttgtaattttcccttcaaaatgtcatgtgatttgttagtgttactaggtctcaggtgtgcataggaagcaggtgtgttcaatttagtagtacagctctcacactctctcatactggtcactgaaagttccaacatggcacctcatggcaaagaactctctgaggatcttaaaagatgaattgttgcgctacatgaagatggccaaggctacaagaagattgccaacaccctgaaactgagctgcagcacagtggccaagatcatccagcgttttaaaagagcagggtccactcagaacagacctcgcgttggtcgtccaaagaagctgagtgcacgtgctcagcgtcacatccaactgctgtctttgaaagataggcgcaggagtgctgtcagcattgctgcagagattgaaaaggtggggggtcagcctgtcagtgctcagaccatacgccgcacactacatcaaattggtctgcatggctgtcaccccagaaggaagcctcttctgaagtctctacacaagaaagcccgcaaacagtttgctgaagacatgtcaacaaaggacatggattactggaaccatgtcctatggtctgatgagaccaagattaatttgtttggttcagatggtctcaagcatgtgtggcggcaatcaggtgaggagtacaaagataagtgtgtcatgcctacagtcaagcatggtggtgggaatgccatggtctggggctgcatgagtgcagcaggtgttggggagttacatttcattgagggacacattaactccaatatgtactgtgaaatactgaagcagagcatgatcccctccctccggaaactgggtcgcagggcagtgttccagcatgataatgaccccaaacacacctctaagacgaccactgctttattgaagaggctgagggtaaaggtgatggactggccaagcatgtctccagacctaaacccaatacaacatctttggggcatcctgaagcggaaggtggaggagcgcaaagtctcgaatatccgccagctccgtgatgtcatcatggaggagtggaaaagcattccagtggcaacctgtgaagctctggtaaactccatgcccaggagagttaaggcagttctgggaaataatggtggccacacaaaatattgacactttaggaactttcactaaggggtgtactcacttttgttgccggtggtttagacattaatggctgtatattgagttattttgagggaagaataaatttacactgttatataagctgcacacagactacttttcattgtgtcaaagtgtcattttgtcagtgttgtcccatgaaaagatatacttaaatatctgcagaaatgtgaggggtgtactcacttttgtgatacactgtatatatatatatatatatatatatatatatatatatatatatatatatatacatacacacacactaattagccataacattaaaaccacctccttgtttctacactcactgttcattttatcagctccacttaccatatagaagcactttgcagttctacaattactgactgtagtccatctgtttctctacatactttttttttttagcttacaccctgttcttcaatggtcaggacccccacaggaccaccacaaagcaggtataatagctgggtgttggatcattctcagcactgcagtgacaatgacatggtggtggtgtgttagtgtgtgttgtgctggtatgagtggatcagacacagcagcgttgctggagtttttaaatactgtgtccactcactgtccactctattagacactcctacctagttggtccaccttgtagacgtaaagtcagagacgatcgctcatctattgctgctgtttgagtttgtcatcatctagaccttcatcagtggtcacagcacgctgcccacgaggcgctgttggatgtttttggttggtggactattcttagtccagcagtgacagtgaggtgtttaaaaactccagcagcgctgctgtgtcttatccgctcataccagcacaacacacactaatacaccaccaccatgtcagtgtcactgcagtgctgagaatgatctcccacccaaataatacctactatgtggtggtcctgggaccattgaagaacagcataaaagggggctaacaaagcatgcagagaaacaaatggactacagtcagtaattgtagaactacaaagtgctctatatggtaagtggagctgataaaatggacaatgagtgtagaaacaaggagatggttttaatgttatggctgatcagtgtctaTTTGATGTTGAAATGATAAACTTAGTGCAAGCTACTTTATCCTCCATTGTGTCACTGAATTATAAAATGTAACATAACATTTTTGAAAGTTAACATTTTTTTGGGTTTATATTTTACTGGAGCTTTACTGTCAGATCACTGTTAGCTAAAGAGTTAGCAAAGGTTACCTTATAGTAGTAGGCTTGTTTGCCCCACATACAGCCACCTGGAATAAAAGCCgatttaccctggtcagggtcacagtgggtccagagtAAATACCAATTGCACTAAACTCAAGTTCATGGTGGGgcatcactcattcactcactcactcatgccTATTGACAATTTAGCAAAGCCAGTTCACCTTCTGGCATATTTCTGTGATGTGTGTGATGGTGAGACTATGTACAGGTAACTCCATACTCCATACAGGTTCTAATAGGGtcatgcaaaaatattaattcatAAAACAGTTCAATATTCTAATACATTTGCAAATTCAACAGAGTTTCAGCATTTTTATACATAAACCCAGCTAAAATACATACTATAACTTTTTACACATCCAATAACTAAATAAGTAcattgttttaatgcattttctccccattttcctcccgatttagcgtactcaattttgtcttccgctgctgagagataccagattgcatctgaggagagcacgtcactgtacactcttccgacacgtgcacagccctcctcttctcgcccctgcattctgcacaggtgtctcttccgccaatcagggtatgaagacccacacacacatagtccggccctcACCCTGCAAAtaaggtggccaattagtatctgctgcaggcactgccaattatgcccaccagatggtgcccagccgaccggtggcaacaccaaatttcgaaccgaggagttcagaaactcggtgccgctgcgccacctgggtgccataaataagtaaatttaataaattaaaaaaaaaaaactttaattaaatgaaaacgccacacataaaaaaaaaatttggcctaaaaaaaatctttatgaCAAAATTGTTGCAACTCATAAATCAGGACAAGGATATTAACATCTAAGGCTTTGTGTGGGAACACAGTGGCCTCAGTAATTTTGGAATGGACTAAGAATGACCTGAGTCAGAAAGGTAAGAACCCGTCACTCCATAAGAGCTCCAAATTcctgtggagaacatgttagaCAAATAACCAGCTCTGTAGTATTTTATAAATCAGGACTTTATGACACGACAGCAGCCACTTTTGAGTAAAAGGCATATGGTAGCCTTCTTGGAATTTGCttggcaataaaaaaaattctgcGGTGCTTCTTAGCGACAGAGACATGGATACAAGTAAGAACTGAGGGACAAATAAATGCAACCATATACAAAAACAGccttgaagaaaaccttttCCTCTGTGCACACAAACTCTGTGCTGTCTTTGAGGTAAGACTCTAAATgcccttgagtggcccagacaaagcccagacttaaatcCCCATTGAATATTAGTGGAGAGACCTGAAAATAACAGTTCATATTTGGACCTGATCTGATTTTGCTGGAAAGTATCCATTAAAttggataaactgcctaaatgtTGTACATATGTATAGCCCTCAAAAGGGCTTCTAcaaatgattgaataaatgtcagcatttttttagtatttatttttgttatgggtgattaagtgtaaattGCTGGCAACTATATCCA
The sequence above is drawn from the Trichomycterus rosablanca isolate fTriRos1 chromosome 9, fTriRos1.hap1, whole genome shotgun sequence genome and encodes:
- the hlx1 gene encoding H2.0-like homeobox protein isoform X1, which gives rise to MYTAGVNPLYASNFSLWSAYCSAGFAMETVKKPSFCIADILHVGDAENVAGSSSLMAHMGARAQVHSSASPLRPSPLVPDSSIFGARVNAASVYHRHGIHLTSVGRTTLFSQSSPPTCSKDLKFGIDRILSTEFETKSKESSSLRDLTSIVSSNRQSAVHVSVQPSASQYFSIEPGMSDASSMISSIGNASSRQSGQHQYQDTFPGPYAVLTKDTMPQTYKRKRSWSRAVFSNLQRKGLEKRFEIQKYVTKPDRKQLAAMLGLTDAQVKVWFQNRRMKWRHSKEAQAQKDKEKGQPEKSESEQKARDESECESEQSESDFDDEAEPKKEADISEPNKASVIMPGPPPTATEILTPSTNTDTETNSSSQMLF
- the hlx1 gene encoding H2.0-like homeobox protein isoform X2, with amino-acid sequence MYTAGVNPLYASNFSLWSAYCSAGFAMETVKKPSFCIADILHVGDAENVAGSSSLMAHMGARAQVHSSASPLRPSPLVPDSSIFGARVNAASVYHRHGIHLTSVGRTTLFSQSSPPTCSKDLKFGIDRILSTEFETKSKESSSLRGPYAVLTKDTMPQTYKRKRSWSRAVFSNLQRKGLEKRFEIQKYVTKPDRKQLAAMLGLTDAQVKVWFQNRRMKWRHSKEAQAQKDKEKGQPEKSESEQKARDESECESEQSESDFDDEAEPKKEADISEPNKASVIMPGPPPTATEILTPSTNTDTETNSSSQMLF